From the Musa acuminata AAA Group cultivar baxijiao chromosome BXJ3-7, Cavendish_Baxijiao_AAA, whole genome shotgun sequence genome, one window contains:
- the LOC135580894 gene encoding pentatricopeptide repeat-containing protein At4g21300-like produces the protein MVHFKLENKMLPSSIEFRLPLKKILQFSPLATCSRKLCGCTSENLSLRKFYATERFVSCLQACTDIRLLRKIHARIFTHGLVDNSYLQSKLLNCYAKFGGLAESRWVFHKTVNKNIALWNSAIVSYFRAGHFEEVLMLYLNIKYKGIDVASSAINFGLKSCMELMNIEFGRSVHVDAFKVGLNDDRFIGSSLIALYFKFGSIKDAERAFIEIIDKDVVVYTAMVTGYAEFTDLNARGAFEIVTVMHREGLNANRVTLVSLLQAAGQLRELEQGRSVHCYALRRGIGVSDEVLLTSLVDMYAKCGAISIAASVLRQTKKKTVASWNALIARLSQLGQSSEALKYFCLMMQDNNLFPDSITLANVLSACSNWNLVQHTTSLHAYIMRRNIQLDEVLTTTLIELYSKCYKMKRARILFDHLICRDTIVYNVMIYGYLHNGLVEEAINMFSDMIREAARPNFATVVSLLSAFSDVGDARKGRWVHGIVIRYGLELDLDVSNLIMHMYAKCGQIENAKMIFNLITDKDLVSWTVMMMGYVNIGLADEATAMFQKMQRTGEEPDSPVIVTLLQAHAQLGSSEPVQEIHGYIYRTCLVEDIATMNSLILTYAKCGRVDVAEAVFKGMTRPELASWNTMIAAYGIHGYCTQVLEMFSQMQRENLKPDELTFSSVLSACSHAGLVEEGWRIFSSMNSDYLVAPQEEHYNCMVDLLGRAGQLEEAYNLVKCSPLRDRASAMCTLLAACKVHKNTKLGELIGQELLDLEPQVSGTYALMSNVYAQSGNWNEAAKVWTTARQRGLAKIPGYSLVELNECACGD, from the coding sequence ATGGTCCATTTTAAATTAGAAAACAAAATGCTGCCTTCTTCTATTGAGTTCAGATTACCACTGAAAAAGATTCTCCAGTTCTCACCCCTTGCGACTTGTTCAAGGAAACTATGTGGATGTACTAGTGAAAATTTGTCATTGCGCAAGTTCTATGCCACAGAGAGGTTCGTGTCTTGTCTGCAAGCATGCACGGATATCAGATTGCTAAGAAAGATTCATGCTCGCATTTTCACTCATGGACTTGTAGATAACAGTTATCTTCAATCCAAGCTCTTGAATTGTTATGCTAAGTTTGGTGGTTTAGCTGAATCTAGATGGGTATTCCATAAGACTGTGAACAAAAATATTGCTCTTTGGAATTCTGCTATTGTTAGCTACTTTAGAGCTGGCCATTTTGAGGAAGTTCTTATGTTGTACTTAAATATAAAGTATAAAGGAATTGATGTTGCTAGTTCAGCTATTAATTTTGGTTTAAAGAGTTGTATGGAACTCATGAACATAGAGTTCGGAAGATCTGTCCATGTAGATGCCTTCAAGGTTGGTCTAAATGATGATAGGTTTATTGGTTCTTCACTAAttgctttatacttcaaatttggaAGTATCAAGGATGCAGAACGAGCATTTATAGAGATCATAGATAAGGATGTTGTTGTTTATACAGCAATGGTTACTGGATATGCAGAATTTACTGATCTCAATGCACGGGGGGCATTTGAAATTGTTACTGTCATGCACAGGGAAGGGCTAAATGCAAACAGGGTGACCCTTGTGAGCTTGCTTCAGGCAGCAGGGCAGTTACGAGAACTTGAACAGGGCCGTTCAGTCCATTGCTATGCCCTCAGGAGAGGGATTGGTGTCTCAGATGAGGTCCTGCTGACCAGTCTCGTGGATATGTATGCTAAATGTGGTGCCATTTCCATAGCAGCTTCTGTTCTTAGGCAAACGAAGAAAAAGACTGTTGCGTCATGGAATGCACTGATAGCTAGGCTTAGTCAACTTGGGCAGAGTTCTGAAGCTTTAAAATATTTCTGTCTTATGATGCAAGACAATAATCTTTTTCCAGATTCCATCACCTTGGCAAATGTGCTGTCAGCTTGTTCTAATTGGAATCTGGTGCAGCACACCACAAGTCTTCATGCCTACATAATGAGAAGAAATATTCAACTTGATGAAGTTCTGACCACCACTCTCATTGAGCTGTACTCCAAGTGCTATAAAATGAAAAGAGCAAGGATATTGTTTGATCATCTGATCTGCAGAGATACAATAGTGTACAATGTCATGATTTATGGTTATCTCCACAATGGGTTAGTTGAAGAGGCTATTAACATGTTCAGTGATATGATTAGGGAAGCTGCAAGACCAAACTTTGCAACAGTGGTGAGTCTATTATCAGCATTTTCTGATGTGGGAGATGCAAGAAAAGGCAGGTGGGTTCATGGTATTGTGATCAGATATGGACTTGAATTAGATTTAGATGTTTCCAATTTGATCATGCACATGTATGCAAAGTGTGGGCAAATTGAGAATGCGAAGATGATTTTCAATTTGATAACAGATAAAGACTTGGTTTCATGGACGGTGATGATGATGGGTTATGTAAATATTGGTCTTGCTGATGAAGCTACTGCAATGTTTCAGAAAATGCAGAGAACAGGTGAAGAGCCTGATTCACCTGTCATTGTAACTCTACTTCAGGCACATGCTCAACTGGGTAGTTCAGAACCAGTTCAAGAAATTCATGGGTATATTTACAGAACTTGTCTGGTAGAAGATATTGCCACCATGAATTCTCTGATACTTACATATGCAAAGTGTGGAAGAGTAGATGTTGCAGAAGCTGTATTTAAAGGTATGACAAGACCTGAACTGGCATCATGGAATACGATGATTGCTGCATATGGCATTCATGGCTACTGTACACAAGTGCTTGAGATGTTTAGTCAAATGCAAAGGGAAAATTTGAAGCCGGATGAGTTGACATTCAGTTCTGTGCTTTCAGCTTGCAGCCATGCTGGGCTGGTTGAAGAGGGTTGGCGCATCTTTAGTTCCATGAATTCAGATTATTTGGTTGCCCCACAAGAAGAGCATTACAACTGCATGGTTGATTTACTTGGTCGAGCAGGTCAACTTGAAGAAGCATACAATTTGGTGAAGTGCTCTCCATTAAGAGACAGGGCCAGTGCAATGTGCACTCTACTTGCTGCTTGCAAGGTCCATAAGAACACAAAACTAGGGGAACTGATTGGGCAGGAACTCCTAGACCTAGAGCCCCAGGTGTCAGGTACTTATGCTCTCATGTCAAATGTATATGCTCAGTCTGGTAACTGGAATGAAGCTGCAAAAGTGTGGACTACAGCTAGACAAAGAGGATTGGCGAAGATACCTGGCTATAGCTTGGTTGAACTGAATGAGTGTGCTTGTGGCGATTGA
- the LOC135642121 gene encoding uncharacterized protein LOC135642121, translating to MRTSTLIASSASSSFRSAIRSKRPFPSLSPSFLAFTASAPLRSLGLGLRGPNPSFCKPFSSPWSSAAEAAEDPADSSDDTVEELLNRGEDRIHQLMKMERRSEPEGGSHRGRWFPYRDLFKSGNAALGSREVIAALDPYILDARKERIRRAVENRSYSVCLVVEGLTDFGNVSAAFRSADALGIQSVHVISKDSRKRYRDNRHVSMGAEKWLDIELWNSPTDCFTALKNRGYRIVATHLGIHAASIYEMDWSLPVAIVVGNEHMGITEEALQLSDMHCSIPMKGMVDSFNVSVAAGILMHHAVCDRISRLGCHGDLTSEESQILQAEFYLRHRETTIGIVHEYAKRMEGLLGKQ from the exons ATGAGAACCTCAACCCTAATCGCTAGCTCCGCTTCCTCCTCCTTCCGCTCCGCCATACGGTCCAAGCGGCCATTCCCTTCCCTGAGTCCCTCCTTTCTCGCCTTCACCGCCTCAGCTCCTCTCCGCTCTCTGGGGTTAGGCCTTCGTGGACCCAATCCGTCCTTCTGCAAACCCTTCTCCTCCCCATGGTCCTCAGCTGCCGAGGCCGCCGAGGACCCCGCTGACTCCTCGGACGACACCGTCGAGGAGTTGCTTAACCGAGGAGAGGACCGCATCCACCAGCTGATGAAGATGGAACGAAGGTCCGAACCCGAGGGCGGCAGCCACCGCGGCCGGTGGTTCCCTTACCGCGACCTCTTCAAATCCGGGAACGCGGCACTCGGGAGCCGCGAGGTGATAGCGGCGCTCGACCCCTACATCCTGGACGCTAGGAAGGAGAGGATCCGTAGGGCGGTTGAGAACCGGAGCTATTCCGTGTGCTTGGTGGTCGAAGGGCTTACGGATTTTGGGAACGTCTCGGCGGCGTTCCGGTCGGCGGATGCGCTTGGAATCCAGTCGGTTCATGTTATTTCAAAGGACAGCAGGAAAAG GTATCGAGACAATCGCCATGTTAGCATGGGTGCTGAGAAATGGTTGGACATTGAGCTCTGGAATTCACCTACAGATTGCTTTACAGCTTTGAAAAATCGTGGTTATCGAATTGTGGCAACTCATTTGGGGATTCATGCG GCTTCCATCTATGAGATGGATTGGTCACTTCCAGTCGCAATAGTTGTTGGAAATGAACACAT GGGTATAACTGAAGAGGCTTTGCAGCTATCTGACATGCACTGTAGCATTCCGATGAAAGGAATGGTTGATTCTTTCAATGTTTCAGTTGCAGCAGGCATACTCATGCACCATGCTGTTTGTGATAGAATTTCTCGTCTG GGTTGCCATGGGGATTTGACATCTGAAGAAAGTCAGATTCTGCAAGCAGAATTTTATTTGCGCCACAGAGAAACTACCATTGGGATTGTTCATGAGTATGCAAAAAGGATGGAAGGGCTCCTAGGCAAGCAATGA
- the LOC103992910 gene encoding nodulin-related protein 1, with protein sequence MDTDHGDNSGKHSSQSHKAHPKPTQLLSSAKVVADAAKSALHHETDKIDKAKVAGAAGDILGAASHYAKLEEGKLGKYVGQAENYLHQYHSSHSAHSSTTSAAAHSSSTHSTGEAHHGGGGGLEDYMKMAQGFLKKR encoded by the coding sequence ATGGATACCGATCATGGCGACAACAGCGGCAAACACAGCTCTCAGAGCCACAAGGCTCACCCAAAACCAACCCAGCTCCTCTCCAGTGCCAAAGTAGTGGCCGACGCGGCCAAGTCTGCGCTCCACCACGAGACCGACAAGATCGACAAGGCCAAGGTCGCCGGCGCCGCCGGCGACATCCTCGGCGCGGCTTCTCACTACGCGAAGCTCGAGGAAGGGAAGCTGGGGAAGTACGTCGGACAAGCGGAGAATTACCTCCACCAGTACCACTCATCCCATTCCGCCcactcctccaccacctccgcgGCCGCCCATTCTTCGTCGACCCACTCCACCGGCGAGGCTCatcacggcggcggcggcggcctggAGGACTACATGAAGATGGCGCAAGGCTTCTTGAAGAAGCGTTGA
- the LOC103992911 gene encoding uncharacterized protein LOC103992911 has translation MWSFASRAIAGKLGSKNFCSRSSNPNPDRSDDEVSSCMRKEEGLECPICWESFNIVENVPYVLWCGHTLCKSCVMGLQWAAVKIPTLPIQLPFFISCPWCNLSSFRLVYNGNLMFPRKNYFLLWMVESMNGDRLNSQSSIHGERRPVWTSSSNVMGGSHASYQHIQRSPHTHTEHSNSSQFHVHLVGNYFGTEWIHASFRKSLACFIQLTAKFPLVIIFLLIVLYAIPASAIILALYILITVLFGLPSFLMLYFAYPGLDWLLREIFT, from the coding sequence ATGTGGAGTTTTGCATCACGTGCCATTGCTGGAAAACTAGGCTCAAAGAATTTCTGTTCAAGGAGTAGCAACCCAAATCCTGATCGTTCTGATGATGAGGTTTCTTCATGCATGAGGAAGGAAGAAGGTTTGGAATGCCCAATCTGCTGGGAGTCATTTAACATTGTTGAGAATGTGCCTTACGTCTTATGGTGTGGTCACACTCTATGCAAGAGTTGTGTTATGGGGCTTCAGTGGGCTGCAGTTAAAATCCCAACCTTGCCAATCCAGCTTCCCTTCTTCATATCCTGCCCATGGTGTAATCTCTCATCTTTCCGGCTGGTCTACAATGGTAATCTCATGTTTCCCCGGAAAAACTATTTCTTGCTGTGGATGGTTGAGAGCATGAATGGTGATAGGCTGAATTCTCAGTCCTCAATCCATGGGGAACGCCGACCTGTATGGACTTCCAGTAGCAATGTGATGGGGGGAAGTCATGCTTCTTACCAGCACATCCAAAGATCTCCACACACGCATACAGAACACTCCAACTCTAGCCAATTTCATGTGCATCTTGTAGGTAACTACTTCGGCACCGAGTGGATTCATGCTTCTTTCCGCAAGTCTCTGGCTTGTTTTATACAATTAACTGCCAAGTTCCCCCTTGTAATAATTTTCCTTCTCATAGTCCTTTATGCCATTCCTGCCAGTGCTATCATCTTAGCCCTTTATATCCTAATCACTGTCTTGTTTGGGTTGCCCTCCTTTTTGATGCTATACTTTGCATACCCTGGCTTGGATTGGCTTCTTAGAGAAATATTCACTTGA
- the LOC135580903 gene encoding uncharacterized protein LOC135580903: MDKYVISVNPGIVEPKGGTRRYSTGGMIVRGSVSPSNGDEKSLPHYLRAPKTSCHDYCKYGTKHDFEAKNKEPVLHKLGKKSHHEDPYQMNHSNSEGRRKSPAIKMKSSSQVKPKVTKQKALPQLKESRLVEEPVSLNLQCPSASHKSNTAVDQVTLSRSLENEQIKNSVINKKSEPKISSHTKDLCHKPKFADQHPSPVYENEAHPIVAKILKKTRTRSKTKPVMHQRFKQRPLVPSKVVDTSSKPAKPLKTNKTPAARLESPLTASLGLNDSRNEGCKVSNSQGKMKMVEKKILKPQVPSLSAKPADDGVLSLKSRTYRHRKKQTIMKNQETGTAKPDKENDEEKAIYVIEAKAESVGSDGSQLILPNVENVNFVTMTQESWKPENDNLDSVQHNSPKSKCVDLYFPEQKSPKAETVDLNCLHQILKDDRSSQSVSSDKEDTEESESSCTESTGSESETEEIKSSSDSKSLRSEMRPKQPPSFDPEDNHSLPYKLRFRRGKVIESQPESNGPRRLTFRRGRVVAVNGNGGHVRRKSFRRIVIDDEALKDPDHEAPTIVLRHQDMQEKKDAQGLFNNVIEETASKLVESRKSKVKALVGAFETVISLQDKKPASAI; this comes from the coding sequence ATGGACAAGTATGTGATCTCAGTAAATCCAGGGATTGTTGAACCTAAAGGAGGAACGAGAAGATATTCAACTGGTGGAATGATTGTTAGAGGTTCAGTATCTCCTTCGAACGGTGATGAAAAATCTCTCCCTCATTACCTCAGAGCACCTAAAACCTCTTGTCATGATTATTGCAAGTATGGAACGAAGCATGATTTTGAAGCTAAGAATAAGGAACCAGTTCTTCATAAGTTGGGTAAAAAATCGCACCATGAGGATCCATATCAGATGAACCACTCGAATTCAGAAGGCAGAAGAAAGAGTCCTGCTATTAAGATGAAATCATCATCCCAAGTTAAACCAAAAGTCACCAAGCAGAAAGCTTTGCCACAATTGAAGGAATCCAGATTGGTGGAGGAACCAGTCAGCTTAAATTTGCAGTGTCCATCAGCGTCCCATAAAAGCAACACGGCTGTTGATCAGGTAACTCTTTCAAGGTCCTTGGAGAATGAGCAGATAAAAAATTCagtaattaataaaaaaagtgaACCAAAGATTTCATCTCACACAAAAGATTTGTGTCACAAGCCTAAGTTTGCTGATCAGCATCCATCTCCAGTCTATGAAAATGAAGCACATCCTATTGTAGCAAAGATTCTTAAGAAAACACGGACAAGAAGCAAAACTAAACCTGTTATGCACCAAAGATTTAAGCAAAGGCCTTTGGTGCCATCCAAGGTGGTAGATACTTCTTCGAAGCCTGCAAAGCCGCTGAAGACAAATAAGACTCCAGCAGCGCGGCTTGAATCTCCACTGACTGCTTCACTGGGCTTAAATGATAGCAGAAATGAGGGATGCAAGGTAAGTAACAGTCAAGGAAAGATGAAGATGGTAGAAAAGAAAATATTGAAACCACAAGTGCCTTCTCTATCTGCTAAGCCTGCTGACGATGGTGTCTTGAGCTTGAAGTCTAGGACATATCGCCATCGGAAGAAGCAAACTATCATGAAGAACCAAGAAACTGGAACGGCCAAACCTGATAAAGAAAACGATGAGGAAAAAGCAATTTATGTTATTGAGGCAAAAGCAGAGAGTGTTGGCTCAGATGGCTCACAACTGATATTGCCGAATGTGGAAAATGTGAATTTTGTTACCATGACACAGGAATCCTGGAAGCCAGAGAATGACAATCTAGATTCTGTACAGCATAATTCTCCAAAATCAAAATGTGTTGACTTGTATTTCCCGGAGCAAAAATCACCAAAGGCAGAGACTGTTGATTTGAATTGCCTTCATCAGATACTTAAAGATGATCGGTCATCCCAATCTGTGTCATCTGATAAGGAAGACACTGAAGAATCTGAGTCTTCTTGTACTGAATCAACTGGATCGGAGTCTGAAACTGAGGAAATAAAAAGCAGCAGCGACAGTAAATCTTTAAGGTCTGAAATGAGGCCAAAACAACCTCCTAGTTTTGATCCCGAAGACAACCATTCCTTGCCTTACAAGTTAAGGTTCAGAAGAGGTAAAGTTATTGAGAGCCAACCTGAAAGCAATGGCCCAAGAAGGCTTACATTCCGAAGAGGGAGAGTTGTGGCCGTGAATGGTAATGGTGGTCATGTCAGAAGGAAAAGCTTTCGGAGGATTGTAATTGATGATGAAGCTCTGAAGGATCCTGATCATGAAGCTCCAACCATTGTGCTGAGACATCAAGATATGCAAGAGAAGAAAGACGCCCAAGGTCTATTCAATAACGTGATCGAAGAAACTGCAAGCAAACTTGTTGAGAGCAGAAAGAGCAAGGTGAAAGCTCTGGTGGGTGCTTTTGAGACTGTGATCTCTCTCCAAGACAAGAAACCGGCATCTGCAATATGA